The following coding sequences lie in one Bifidobacterium sp. ESL0690 genomic window:
- a CDS encoding phasin family protein, translated as MADYKLGDGLRTIFLAGIGALATTAEKGQEIVDELVKKGELTVEQGRTLNTELKHKAQEVKDDMKEQNAKAEADDVDKPGDDKPAADTSDESGDKAE; from the coding sequence ATGGCTGATTACAAACTGGGTGACGGGCTGCGCACCATATTTCTGGCCGGCATCGGAGCGCTGGCAACCACTGCCGAAAAAGGGCAGGAAATCGTTGACGAACTGGTCAAGAAGGGCGAGCTGACGGTGGAGCAGGGCAGGACGCTCAACACCGAGCTCAAGCACAAGGCGCAGGAAGTCAAGGACGACATGAAAGAGCAGAACGCCAAGGCTGAGGCGGATGACGTTGACAAGCCCGGCGACGACAAGCCTGCAGCTGACACGTCTGACGAAAGCGGCGACAAAGCCGAGTAA